One genomic segment of Aquamicrobium lusatiense includes these proteins:
- a CDS encoding PAS domain S-box protein, whose translation MSSQAYSFLDVAVLDTVRRRFAAGDAMVILSTDLELVLWANGPGAALFGHAGVDDAIGAAAGLPAIARRQIASTGSFPDIGTDRPLLVRLTAGITGASTPLLASSVRMPDGEKAILLAVPKAPGDAAPARPDPGALSGFDADVQFLAFIDGKGHVEADSAGFSDLGIPASTLTTLVSEVAGERDRMVKRLIRAGARSYPAGIARLTDEPLRHLLVVVDDGMAEPETMPRAGGKPAHAPGDEAGNRHDHWYFSHDDKPSAIQERNNPTPSGNGTRAAHAAAPQEDAPAVRFVWRTDAEGRFSALSDEFGAAVGAEAANVIGRRFREVATTFGFDPGGEVAGLLERRDTWSGRSVLWPVAGTDQCVPVDLAALPVYNRDREFEGFRGFGIVRMAEMRADPEKIGLALVPNPPQPAEHFPSDETGLPADPFNGEVPAISIAPQPERRFADKVIRLAEHRPPAQEPAGKDRGLSSSERNAFREIAERLRRDSTVAAPADEPKAEAPTAARDQETPPLRSPEQVAVVPSRRTSRSLLDYAQEDDNDSMADADFRDARLDGDAIGVSFEEDAGTGADEPGETAQAGLSSRLPEAEPAENAIAGTVSPDTTILSHLPVPLLIHSGDELHYCNDEFLALTGYESLGDLGACGGLDALFIDHPQEQVAAESSDEDHGRHALFLRTKDGGEFPVEAVLRSVPWQERKALMLVLRRLDDDPSGAGTDAEAIARAANAAHQADIAELKMRISEMRTIIDTATDGVVLIGRDGTIRSISRPAEALFGFDSDEVTGKSFASLFAIESQRAARDYLAGLTEPGVASVLNDGREVIGREAQGRFIPLFMTIGRLPNDSGFCAVVRDITQWKRAEEDLTQARALAERASSQKSDFLARISHEIRTPLNAIIGFSELMVDEKFGPIANDRYRDYLRDINRSGTHVLDLVNDLLDISKIEAGQQEMDYEAVSLNDTLTETVALMQPQANRERVIIRSSFASKLPDVVADLRSVRQIALNILSNAVRYTQAGGQVIVSTAYEPSGDVVMRVRDTGIGMTQAEIEQALKPFKQVNALKRGRSDGTGLGLPLTKAMVEANRARFTITSTPGEGTLVEVAFPSVRVLAG comes from the coding sequence ATGTCGTCTCAAGCCTACTCCTTTCTGGACGTTGCCGTACTCGATACGGTACGGCGGCGCTTTGCCGCGGGGGATGCGATGGTCATCCTGTCAACGGATCTGGAACTCGTTCTGTGGGCGAACGGTCCGGGTGCTGCCCTGTTTGGCCACGCGGGTGTCGATGATGCAATCGGTGCGGCAGCAGGCCTGCCGGCAATCGCCCGGCGCCAGATAGCGTCCACCGGCTCATTTCCCGACATCGGCACGGACCGGCCGCTTCTTGTGCGCCTCACCGCAGGCATAACCGGCGCGAGCACTCCGCTGCTCGCCAGCAGCGTGAGGATGCCGGATGGGGAGAAGGCCATCCTGCTGGCCGTACCGAAAGCGCCGGGCGATGCCGCGCCTGCCAGGCCCGATCCCGGTGCGCTGAGCGGTTTTGATGCCGACGTGCAGTTTCTGGCTTTTATCGACGGCAAGGGCCATGTCGAAGCGGATTCCGCCGGCTTTTCCGATCTGGGCATTCCTGCATCGACCCTTACGACCCTGGTCTCGGAGGTGGCGGGAGAGCGGGACCGCATGGTCAAGCGCCTGATCCGCGCCGGTGCGCGCTCCTATCCTGCAGGCATTGCGCGTCTCACCGACGAACCGCTGCGCCATCTTCTGGTTGTGGTCGATGATGGCATGGCCGAGCCGGAAACCATGCCACGAGCGGGCGGCAAGCCTGCCCACGCGCCCGGTGATGAAGCGGGCAACCGGCACGACCACTGGTATTTCAGCCACGACGACAAGCCGTCTGCCATACAGGAACGAAACAACCCCACCCCATCCGGCAACGGAACCCGCGCTGCACATGCGGCGGCTCCGCAGGAAGACGCACCTGCCGTGCGCTTCGTGTGGCGCACCGATGCGGAGGGACGCTTCAGCGCTCTTTCCGATGAGTTCGGCGCTGCTGTCGGTGCGGAAGCGGCAAATGTCATCGGTCGCCGGTTCCGTGAAGTGGCCACGACCTTCGGCTTTGATCCCGGCGGCGAAGTTGCAGGTCTTCTGGAACGGCGCGACACATGGTCCGGCCGCTCGGTGCTGTGGCCAGTCGCCGGCACCGACCAGTGCGTGCCGGTCGATCTGGCGGCCCTGCCCGTTTACAACCGCGATCGTGAGTTTGAAGGGTTCCGCGGCTTCGGCATCGTGCGCATGGCGGAGATGCGGGCGGACCCGGAAAAGATCGGGCTGGCCCTGGTTCCCAATCCACCGCAGCCAGCTGAACATTTTCCTTCCGATGAAACGGGGCTTCCAGCCGATCCGTTCAATGGCGAGGTTCCGGCGATCAGCATCGCTCCGCAACCGGAACGCCGCTTCGCCGACAAGGTCATAAGACTTGCCGAACATCGCCCGCCGGCACAGGAACCTGCGGGCAAGGACAGGGGGCTTTCCTCGTCCGAGCGCAATGCCTTCCGCGAAATCGCGGAACGCCTCAGAAGAGACAGCACCGTCGCCGCGCCGGCAGACGAACCGAAGGCAGAGGCGCCCACCGCCGCAAGGGATCAGGAGACGCCCCCTCTCAGGTCGCCGGAACAGGTGGCGGTTGTGCCTTCCCGTCGGACAAGCCGTTCGCTGCTCGACTACGCGCAGGAAGATGACAATGACAGCATGGCGGATGCGGATTTCCGCGACGCCCGGCTGGATGGTGATGCCATAGGGGTGTCTTTCGAAGAAGATGCCGGGACCGGTGCAGATGAGCCGGGCGAGACGGCGCAAGCCGGCTTGTCGTCAAGACTGCCGGAGGCCGAACCCGCCGAAAACGCGATTGCCGGCACCGTTTCCCCCGACACCACCATTCTCTCTCACCTGCCTGTGCCGTTGCTGATCCATTCCGGCGACGAGCTTCATTACTGCAACGACGAGTTCCTTGCTCTCACCGGCTATGAATCGCTCGGCGATCTGGGGGCGTGCGGCGGGCTGGACGCCCTGTTCATCGACCATCCGCAGGAACAGGTCGCGGCAGAAAGTTCAGACGAGGACCATGGTCGTCACGCCCTCTTCCTTCGCACGAAGGATGGCGGTGAATTTCCTGTCGAAGCCGTGCTGCGGTCCGTGCCGTGGCAGGAGCGCAAGGCACTTATGCTCGTTCTTCGCCGTCTGGACGACGATCCATCCGGCGCGGGAACCGACGCGGAGGCGATCGCCCGCGCCGCGAACGCAGCCCATCAGGCCGACATCGCCGAGCTGAAGATGCGCATCAGCGAGATGCGTACCATCATCGACACCGCCACCGACGGCGTGGTGCTGATCGGACGCGACGGCACGATCCGTTCCATCAGCCGCCCGGCCGAGGCCCTGTTCGGCTTCGACAGCGACGAAGTGACCGGCAAATCCTTCGCCTCGCTCTTTGCCATCGAAAGCCAGCGCGCGGCGCGCGACTATCTGGCGGGGCTGACCGAACCCGGCGTCGCCAGCGTCCTGAATGACGGGCGCGAGGTCATCGGACGCGAGGCGCAGGGGCGCTTCATCCCGCTGTTCATGACCATCGGCCGTCTGCCCAACGACAGCGGCTTCTGCGCGGTCGTGCGCGACATCACGCAATGGAAGCGCGCCGAGGAAGACCTGACCCAGGCGCGCGCGCTGGCCGAACGGGCCTCGTCGCAGAAGAGCGACTTCCTCGCCCGCATCAGTCACGAGATCAGGACGCCGCTCAACGCCATCATCGGCTTTTCGGAACTGATGGTGGACGAGAAATTCGGCCCCATCGCCAATGATCGCTACCGCGACTATCTGCGCGACATCAACCGCTCCGGCACCCATGTGCTGGATCTGGTGAACGACCTGCTGGACATTTCCAAGATCGAGGCCGGGCAGCAGGAGATGGACTATGAGGCGGTGTCGCTCAACGACACGCTGACCGAGACCGTCGCGCTGATGCAGCCGCAGGCCAATCGCGAGCGCGTCATCATCCGCTCCAGCTTCGCCTCGAAGCTGCCGGATGTGGTGGCGGATCTGCGCAGCGTGCGCCAGATCGCGCTCAACATCCTGTCGAACGCCGTGCGCTATACACAGGCCGGCGGGCAGGTGATCGTCTCCACCGCCTACGAGCCTTCCGGCGATGTCGTGATGCGGGTGCGCGACACCGGCATAGGCATGACGCAGGCTGAGATCGAACAGGCACTCAAGCCCTTCAAGCAGGTCAACGCGCTGAAGCGCGGCCGCAGCGACGGCACCGGCCTCGGCCTGCCGCTGACCAAGGCCATGGTGGAAGCCAACCGTGCCCGCTTCACCATCACCTCGACACCCGGCGAAGGCACACTTGTCGAAGTGGCGTTTCCTTCGGTGCGGGTGCTGGCGGGATAA
- a CDS encoding phasin: MTKTKTAETVEFPTFDASKAADSVRNFAEKGIEQSKEAYTKLKAGTEEAQKAFESTYEAVRSNSSDLSLKAISTLRANAEAGFNHLEALVGARSLSEVVELQTSFLRQRFEDAVAQAKDFQSVAAKAAEDVSKPIKSAVEKSFKTGKAA; this comes from the coding sequence ATGACCAAGACCAAAACCGCAGAAACCGTTGAATTCCCCACTTTTGACGCTTCCAAGGCCGCTGACAGCGTTCGCAATTTCGCTGAAAAGGGCATCGAGCAGTCGAAGGAAGCCTACACCAAGCTGAAGGCCGGCACCGAAGAAGCCCAGAAGGCGTTCGAGTCGACCTATGAAGCTGTCCGTTCGAACTCCAGCGATCTGTCGCTGAAGGCCATTTCCACCCTGCGCGCCAACGCAGAAGCAGGCTTCAACCACCTCGAAGCCCTGGTCGGTGCCCGTTCGCTGTCGGAAGTGGTCGAACTTCAGACCTCGTTCCTGCGTCAGCGTTTCGAAGATGCCGTGGCTCAGGCAAAGGACTTCCAGTCTGTTGCCGCAAAGGCTGCCGAAGACGTCTCCAAGCCGATCAAGTCGGCTGTCGAGAAGTCCTTCAAGACCGGCAAGGCTGCCTGA
- a CDS encoding DUF768 domain-containing protein, translated as MSEQAIKFLQEWIGENCQSPSVPAGTDPAKIDEQAETLARECTEEAAQAGIPLEDIQEEVGDIQELIALHLEDAAETDAENGEAGQDGQSAPPAAAAGSH; from the coding sequence ATGAGTGAACAAGCGATCAAATTCCTTCAGGAATGGATCGGCGAAAATTGCCAGTCCCCTTCTGTGCCGGCCGGCACCGACCCCGCGAAAATCGACGAACAGGCCGAGACGCTGGCGCGCGAATGCACCGAGGAGGCCGCTCAGGCCGGCATTCCGCTTGAGGACATTCAGGAAGAAGTGGGCGACATACAGGAACTGATCGCGCTGCATCTGGAAGATGCCGCCGAAACGGACGCTGAAAATGGCGAAGCCGGACAGGACGGCCAGTCTGCTCCACCCGCTGCCGCAGCCGGAAGCCACTGA
- the xseA gene encoding exodeoxyribonuclease VII large subunit, which yields MNETASESRTNATEFSVSEISGALKRTVEDVFGNVRVRGEISGYRGPHSSGHAYFALKDDRARLEAVVWKGTMSRLKFRPEEGMEVVASGKLTTYPGSSKYQIVIDNLEPAGAGALMALLEERKRRLAAEGLFDPAAKRRLPFMPAVIGVITSPTGAVIRDILHRIRDRFPLHVIVWPVRVQGETSGAEAAAAVTGFNELTSDGPIRRPDVLIVARGGGSLEDLWGFNDEALSRAVAASRIPVISAVGHETDWTLIDLAADVRAPTPTGAAEMAVPVRAELEAALAALASRLQGCVTRLLERDRQAVRAAARALPTPDQLLGLKRRRFDEAESRLQRALEVGLERKRARLAAIRLTPAALSRRMSEARLLIGRDMARAQAALFAVVRERRERFRNSSARLTPISILRRQRQQTETLAGLARRGDQALDVRLERLRARLTQADRLLSTLKLSEQSILERGYALVLDEQGALVRRAGDIAAGQTLELRFADGAATATAKGGKPVAEPARARPVQKPKDSGNQGSLF from the coding sequence ATGAACGAGACTGCATCCGAATCACGCACCAACGCGACGGAATTCAGCGTCAGCGAGATTTCCGGCGCGCTGAAGCGCACGGTCGAAGACGTGTTCGGCAATGTGCGGGTGCGCGGCGAGATTTCCGGCTATCGCGGGCCGCATTCCTCCGGCCACGCCTATTTCGCGCTGAAGGACGACCGCGCCCGGCTGGAGGCTGTGGTCTGGAAGGGCACCATGTCGCGCCTCAAGTTCCGGCCGGAGGAAGGCATGGAGGTGGTGGCGAGCGGCAAGCTCACCACCTATCCGGGCTCCTCCAAGTACCAGATCGTCATCGACAATCTGGAGCCGGCAGGTGCCGGCGCGCTGATGGCGCTTCTGGAAGAGCGCAAGCGCCGGCTGGCCGCCGAAGGCCTGTTTGATCCCGCCGCCAAGCGCCGCCTGCCCTTCATGCCAGCGGTCATCGGGGTCATCACCTCGCCGACAGGAGCCGTGATCCGCGACATCCTTCACCGCATCCGCGACCGCTTTCCGCTGCACGTCATCGTCTGGCCGGTGCGGGTGCAGGGCGAAACTTCCGGCGCGGAAGCAGCCGCAGCCGTCACCGGCTTCAACGAGCTGACCTCTGACGGGCCGATCCGGCGTCCGGACGTGCTGATCGTGGCGCGCGGCGGCGGCAGCCTGGAAGACCTGTGGGGCTTCAACGACGAGGCGCTGTCGCGCGCCGTCGCCGCCTCGCGGATCCCGGTGATCTCGGCGGTCGGCCACGAGACCGACTGGACGCTGATCGACCTTGCCGCGGACGTGCGCGCGCCAACGCCGACGGGGGCGGCTGAGATGGCGGTGCCGGTGCGGGCCGAGCTGGAAGCGGCGCTGGCCGCACTGGCTTCACGGCTGCAAGGCTGCGTCACCCGCCTTCTGGAACGCGACCGGCAGGCGGTGCGGGCGGCAGCGCGCGCCCTGCCCACGCCGGACCAGTTGCTGGGGCTGAAGCGGCGCCGCTTCGACGAGGCCGAAAGCCGGCTGCAACGGGCGCTGGAAGTGGGACTTGAACGCAAGCGGGCGCGGCTGGCGGCAATCCGGCTGACGCCGGCTGCCCTTTCGCGGCGCATGAGCGAGGCGCGCCTGCTGATCGGCCGCGACATGGCGCGCGCGCAGGCAGCCCTTTTCGCCGTGGTGCGCGAACGGCGCGAGCGGTTTCGCAACAGCTCCGCGAGGCTGACGCCTATCTCCATCCTGCGACGCCAGCGGCAGCAGACGGAGACACTCGCCGGACTGGCACGGCGGGGCGATCAGGCGCTGGATGTGCGGCTTGAACGGCTGCGTGCCCGGCTGACGCAGGCAGACCGGCTTCTCTCCACGCTGAAGCTTTCGGAACAGTCCATTCTTGAACGCGGCTACGCCCTGGTGCTGGACGAACAGGGCGCACTGGTGCGGCGGGCGGGCGACATCGCCGCCGGCCAGACGCTGGAGCTGCGCTTCGCCGATGGCGCGGCAACGGCGACCGCGAAAGGCGGCAAACCCGTGGCCGAGCCGGCACGGGCCCGCCCCGTACAGAAGCCGAAGGACAGCGGCAACCAGGGTTCGCTTTTCTAA
- a CDS encoding LysR substrate-binding domain-containing protein, translating into MKPPLDLDQLQTFITIADTGSFTRAAEGVHRTQSAVSMQMRRLEERIGKPLFEKEGRTNRLTEEGERLLSYARRLLFLNRETLAAFDDQRLEGTIRIGTPDDYADRFLPEIMARFSRSNPRVELTVVCEPTPGLVDQIRRGQLDIALVTHSDARGQSEVVRREPLLWVSSINHATHEQEVLPMAFGRPTCVWRRAACDVLDGMNREYRILFTSFSATVITAAVLSGLAISVLPECALRPGMRVLGEADGFGPLPDCRIGLMRGQTDQPEIVDALARHIAESLDNISVPALDDATGLGFGGQAFNRTRRGAPTVLPGW; encoded by the coding sequence ATGAAGCCGCCCCTTGATCTCGACCAGTTGCAAACCTTCATCACCATTGCCGATACCGGCAGCTTCACGCGCGCCGCCGAAGGCGTGCATCGCACCCAGTCGGCGGTGTCGATGCAGATGCGGCGGCTGGAGGAGCGCATCGGCAAGCCGCTGTTCGAAAAGGAGGGCCGCACCAACCGGCTGACTGAAGAGGGCGAGCGGCTGCTTTCCTATGCCCGGCGGCTTCTTTTTCTCAACCGGGAGACGCTGGCCGCCTTCGACGACCAGCGGCTGGAAGGCACCATCCGCATCGGCACGCCCGACGATTATGCCGACCGCTTCCTGCCCGAGATCATGGCGCGCTTCTCGCGCTCCAACCCGCGCGTCGAGTTGACGGTGGTGTGCGAGCCGACACCTGGGCTGGTCGACCAAATCAGGCGTGGCCAGCTCGACATCGCGCTCGTCACCCACAGCGATGCCCGCGGCCAGTCCGAGGTGGTGCGGCGCGAGCCCCTGCTGTGGGTCAGTTCCATCAACCATGCCACCCATGAGCAGGAGGTGCTGCCCATGGCCTTCGGGCGGCCGACATGCGTGTGGCGGCGTGCCGCCTGCGATGTGCTCGACGGCATGAACCGTGAATACCGCATTCTGTTCACTTCCTTCTCGGCCACCGTCATCACCGCTGCCGTGCTCTCCGGTCTCGCCATTTCCGTGCTGCCGGAATGCGCGCTGAGGCCCGGCATGCGGGTTCTGGGCGAGGCGGACGGTTTCGGCCCCCTGCCCGACTGCCGCATCGGCCTGATGCGCGGCCAGACCGACCAGCCCGAAATCGTCGACGCGCTGGCCCGCCACATCGCCGAAAGCCTCGACAACATCTCGGTGCCGGCGCTCGACGATGCGACCGGGCTCGGCTTTGGAGGGCAGGCATTCAACCGCACAAGGCGCGGCGCACCGACAGTGCTGCCCGGCTGGTGA
- a CDS encoding DUF1127 domain-containing protein yields the protein MTACDCAAETSRLSVRPSAVTRLGHAVLRLVTLWRNRRTFRRLSEMTDAELADIGITRADLDAATEVSLSDDPTARLMAIADARAGLTVSAKSV from the coding sequence ATGACTGCCTGTGACTGCGCTGCAGAAACGTCGCGCTTGTCTGTCCGGCCTTCGGCCGTCACGCGCCTTGGCCATGCTGTACTGCGGCTGGTGACGCTGTGGAGGAACCGACGCACATTCCGCCGGCTTTCAGAAATGACCGACGCGGAACTTGCCGATATCGGCATCACCCGTGCCGATCTCGATGCCGCGACCGAGGTTTCGCTTTCAGATGACCCCACTGCGCGGCTGATGGCCATCGCCGATGCGCGCGCAGGCCTGACGGTGTCCGCGAAGTCCGTCTGA
- a CDS encoding DUF937 domain-containing protein, with amino-acid sequence MQNLFEMLTQAQNGQGMEALARQFNLSQEQAQAAVEALLPAFSQGLKRNTADPYGLGSFLNALSSGQHAKYFEDASRAFSPQGVEEGNGILGHLFGSKDLSRAVAAQAAQATGLSQQLLQQMLPVIASMVMGGLFKQTAAQPQAAAGFGDNPLGQIIGEMMKQMGGGQATQGRSAPQGGGNPLGDNPFGKILTDMFGGGQAAPQTRQQTQSPAQNPFGDTPWGKILTDMLGGAGQATPEPQTRTQSRKPRQADSGEAAKNPYDDLFGQMFETGRKQRDEYQKGMESVFDQFLRGMDRNR; translated from the coding sequence ATGCAAAACCTGTTCGAAATGCTGACCCAGGCCCAGAACGGTCAGGGCATGGAAGCGCTGGCCCGGCAGTTCAACCTCTCGCAGGAGCAGGCGCAGGCCGCCGTTGAAGCGCTTTTGCCCGCCTTCTCGCAGGGGCTGAAGCGCAACACGGCAGACCCCTACGGCCTCGGCAGCTTTCTCAATGCGCTGTCCAGTGGCCAGCACGCCAAATATTTCGAGGATGCCAGCCGCGCCTTCTCCCCGCAGGGAGTCGAGGAAGGCAACGGCATCCTCGGCCATCTGTTCGGCTCCAAGGACCTCTCGCGTGCCGTGGCCGCGCAGGCCGCACAGGCCACCGGCCTCAGCCAGCAGCTTCTGCAGCAGATGCTGCCGGTCATCGCCTCGATGGTCATGGGCGGCCTGTTCAAGCAGACCGCCGCCCAGCCACAGGCCGCCGCCGGTTTCGGCGACAATCCTCTGGGGCAGATCATCGGCGAGATGATGAAGCAGATGGGTGGCGGACAGGCCACACAAGGCCGGAGCGCGCCGCAAGGCGGCGGCAATCCCCTCGGCGACAATCCGTTCGGCAAGATCCTGACCGACATGTTCGGCGGCGGTCAGGCTGCGCCGCAGACCCGGCAGCAGACGCAAAGCCCGGCACAGAACCCGTTCGGCGATACTCCGTGGGGCAAGATTCTCACCGACATGCTGGGCGGAGCGGGGCAGGCAACGCCCGAGCCGCAGACCCGCACCCAATCCCGCAAGCCGCGTCAGGCTGATTCCGGCGAAGCCGCGAAAAACCCATATGACGATCTGTTCGGCCAGATGTTCGAGACCGGCCGGAAGCAGCGCGACGAATACCAGAAGGGCATGGAATCGGTCTTCGACCAGTTCCTGCGCGGCATGGACCGCAACCGGTAG
- a CDS encoding glutamate--cysteine ligase, whose translation MARDTTDFSPIEGIDELVDYLSDGCKPQEKWRIGTEHEKFPFYVDGHAPVPYGGERGIRSLLEGMQEKLGWDPIVDAGRIIGLVEPTGQGAISLEPGGQFELSGAPVETIHQTCREGNAHLAQLREIAEPLGIRFLGLGGSPKWTLAETPVMPKSRYEIMTRYMPKVGSHGLDMMYRTCTIQVNLDFGSEADMRRKMQVSLKLQPLSTALFANSPFTDGRPNGLQSWRGEIWRDTDNERSGMPRFCFSPDFGFADYVEWALDVPMYFVIRDGQYHDMTHMTFRQFMDGAARNELSDGLPTMGDWANHLSTLFPDVRLKRFLEMRGADGGPWRRICALPAFWVGLLYDEEALAAAETLTSSWTYEEVVAMRDAVPAQGIATPFRNTTLREIGREVLALSRLGLKNRARLNRDGYDETSFLQTLDEVVGRGTTSAEEMLSAYHTRWGGSIEPVFLEYAY comes from the coding sequence ATGGCGCGCGATACGACCGATTTCAGCCCGATAGAGGGCATCGACGAGCTGGTGGATTACCTGTCCGATGGCTGCAAGCCGCAGGAGAAATGGCGCATCGGCACCGAGCACGAGAAGTTCCCCTTCTATGTCGATGGCCATGCGCCGGTGCCCTATGGCGGCGAGCGCGGCATCCGCTCCCTGCTGGAAGGCATGCAGGAGAAGCTGGGCTGGGACCCGATCGTCGACGCGGGACGCATCATCGGGCTTGTCGAGCCGACCGGACAGGGGGCGATCAGCCTGGAACCCGGCGGACAGTTCGAGCTTTCGGGCGCGCCGGTGGAAACCATTCACCAGACCTGCCGCGAAGGCAACGCGCATCTGGCGCAGCTGCGCGAGATCGCCGAGCCGCTCGGCATTCGTTTCCTCGGCCTTGGCGGCAGTCCGAAATGGACGCTGGCCGAAACGCCGGTGATGCCGAAGTCGCGCTACGAGATCATGACCCGCTACATGCCGAAGGTCGGCAGCCACGGCCTCGACATGATGTACCGCACCTGTACCATTCAGGTTAACCTCGACTTCGGCAGCGAGGCGGACATGCGCCGCAAGATGCAGGTTTCGCTTAAGCTGCAGCCGCTGTCGACGGCGCTGTTCGCCAATTCGCCCTTTACCGATGGCAGGCCCAACGGCCTGCAAAGCTGGCGCGGCGAGATCTGGCGCGACACCGACAACGAGCGCTCGGGCATGCCGCGCTTCTGCTTCTCGCCCGATTTCGGTTTCGCCGATTATGTCGAATGGGCGCTGGACGTGCCGATGTACTTCGTCATCCGTGACGGGCAGTACCATGACATGACGCACATGACCTTCCGCCAGTTCATGGACGGCGCAGCCCGCAACGAACTGAGCGACGGGTTGCCGACCATGGGCGACTGGGCCAACCATCTTTCGACCCTGTTCCCGGATGTGCGCCTGAAGCGCTTCCTCGAAATGCGCGGCGCCGACGGCGGCCCGTGGCGGCGCATCTGCGCCCTGCCGGCCTTCTGGGTGGGCCTGCTCTACGACGAGGAGGCGCTTGCCGCCGCCGAGACGCTGACTTCGAGCTGGACATATGAGGAAGTCGTCGCAATGCGCGACGCGGTGCCGGCGCAGGGTATCGCCACCCCGTTCCGCAACACCACGCTGCGCGAGATCGGCCGCGAGGTGCTGGCGCTCTCCCGCCTCGGCCTGAAGAACCGCGCCCGCCTCAACCGCGATGGTTACGACGAGACCTCCTTCCTGCAGACGCTGGACGAGGTGGTCGGCCGCGGCACGACGAGCGCCGAAGAGATGCTTTCGGCCTATCACACGCGCTGGGGCGGCTCGATCGAGCCTGTATTCCTCGAATACGCCTACTGA